A genomic region of Camelus ferus isolate YT-003-E chromosome 35, BCGSAC_Cfer_1.0, whole genome shotgun sequence contains the following coding sequences:
- the RAB18 gene encoding ras-related protein Rab-18 isoform X2, whose protein sequence is MGTLKAQSKDGRKKTEGTRPRGDLLIRLFFSTKVEHLSKDTAGQERFRTLTPSYYRGAQGVILVYDVTRRDTFVKLDNWLNELETYCTRNDIVNMLVGNKIDKENREVDRNEGLKFARKHSMLFIEASAKTCDGVQCAFEELVEKIIQTPGLWESENQNKGMKLTHREEGQGGGACGGYCSVL, encoded by the exons GTACCTTGAAGGCACAGTCCAAGGATGGtagaaagaagacagaaggaaCCAGGCCCAGAGGAGACTTGTTGATTCGTTTATTCTTTTCAACGAAAGTTGAGCACCTGTCTAAG GATACTGCTGGTCAAGAAAGGTTCAGAACATTAACTCCCAGCTATTATAGAGGGGCACAGGGTGTTATATTAG tgtatGATGTCACAAGAAGAGACACCTTTGTTAAACTGGATAATTGGTTAAATGAATTGGAAACATACTGCACGAGAAATGACATAGTAAACATGCTAGTTGGAAATAAAATCGATAAG GAAAATCGTGAAGTTGATAGAAATGAAGGCCTGAAATTTGCACGAAAGCATTCCATGTTATTTATAG AGGCAAGTGCAAAAACCTGTGATGGTGTACAGTGTGCTTTTGAGGAGCTTGTTGAAAAGATCATTCAGACGCCTGGACTGTGGGAAAGTGAGAACCAGAACAAGGGGATGAAGctgacacacagggaagaaggccaaGGAGGTGGGGCCTGCGGCGGCTACTGCTCTGTGTTATAA